Genomic DNA from Helicobacter ganmani:
TCCATATTTCTTTTTCGTTTATTTCTAGTCGCGGAAAAATTCTTAAGCCATTGATTGTGATTTTCAAATGCCCTAAGTCGTTTGCTCCAATATTTCTAAGCCACAGGCAATCCAACCACGTTTCTTGCTCCAATGTGTAGCCAAAGGAAGTTTTGTTGAGGTGGATTTCTTGCAAATCCTCTTGCTTAAATATCATCACCCCCTCCTAGAATCGTGCGGTATTGTCCAAGTAGCCTTTGATTATATCCCTCACTATCAAACTCTTTAAAAGTAAGTGGGGATTGTAGCATTCGCTTTAACCCCTGATAGATTCCCTCCTCTCCTCTTGGGACAACAAGCCCGTATTCATCGTGTTCGCCTAAAAAATCCCTCGCACAAGTAAAATCTGTGCAAAGAATCGGACGCTTTAGTATTATCGCTTCAGCGAGCACGAGGGCTTGCCCCTCGTGCTCGCTGGAAAGCGCAAAAAAATCGGCTTTTTTAAGGAAATTATAAGGATTGGCTTGGAATCCAAGCAAAAAGACTTTATTTTTCATTCCAAGCCTTACAATAAGCCTCTCTAATTGCTCCCTCAACGCCCCCTCCCCCAAAATCAACAAAGTAAGTTTAGGAATCTCCTTGCTTATTCTAGCAAAAGCCAAAATCAAGCTTGTTTGGTCTTTTTCAATAGAAAGCCGCGCAATATTAATAAAGACCCTATAGCCTTGCTTAAAGCATTTGCGCTCTATTTCCTTTTCTAATGGAATCGCGGACTTCCTTAGCACCTCATCAGCGTTGATGAAATTGTGCAAAGTGCAGAATCTGTCCTTAGTGATTCCATATTTATCGGATAAATCCTCCCTGTTTTGCGCATTAGTTGCTTCACTTACGCTTAGGAGCTTGGAAAATCTTTTATAAAGGTAAAAAATTCCCTCTAATTGAGGGAATTTTTTATAAAACTCTCCTTGCATTGTATTGTGCAAGAAAATATACTTGCGCTTTAGCGGTGCATACGCATACAAAAATGCCCAATACAAACTATATCCTTCATAATTGATACAGCAATCAAACTCACATTCTCCATACACTCTGCGCCATTCTCTCTCCCAAGCCTTTTGCACGAGGGATTCCTGCTCGTTATTTCTCTCTCCTACGAACTCCCCTCCAAGCAGCCATTTTTCTTGTATATCAAGGTTTAGTGTGCCTACTGCTGGTAGAATCTCTACCTTGTCCCTAATAGAATCAAAAATCGCTAGTCGCTCGGGATAAGGCGCAATCTGCCCGCCATTGACGCTAACAAAGAAATCATACTCTTGGCGCAAATGCGCAATGAGATTCTTAAACGCACTTCCAATCCCATTGGGCATAAAATGCCCTTGAAACATTAAGATTTTTGGCTTTTGAGGCTGCACTTGATAGAGTTTGCTAGAATCGTATCTATCAAAGAAAAAGAAATCTACGATTCTTTGTGTAGAATTGCCATCTTCTAGCGGGAAAAACCGCTCCTTAAGATGCGTGTAGCGATTTTTCGCACTCAAAAACTTCGTATCGCCCAAAAGCACTTTGACTTCCTCTATACTCTTGCAGTATTTTAGCCCTAGCTCCTCAAAGCCAAAATACACACCCCGTTCTTTTTTGTATTGCGCATAATCATACGCATAATACAGAATCGGTCTATCAAGGGGCATAAAGTCAAATGCAATGGAGCTATAATCCGTGATTAAAATATCTACAATGCTTAAAAGCTCGTTGGTATCTATCTCTCTATCATTGGCATCACAGATTCTTAAGTCTTCTTTCTCTATATACTTAAGAGTTTCGTAATGTCCTTTAAAAAGGATTTTAAAGGACATTACGGAGAGCTCTTGCAAGAGCCTCGTGATGGTCGCGTACTCAAACTCTGCTTGCCCAAAGAATCCTCTATAAGTTGGCGCATACAATAGCACCTTTTCTCCCTCTTTTATTCCAAAATGTTCTCTTAATCTTTGCTTATTTGTCTCTTGCAAAGTCAAATCTATCCTTGCATAACCGCTAAGCAAAGCCTTGCCACAATAAATCTTAGAAATCCCATAATCCTCTAAAAGCACTTTTTGCATAAATGCGTTAGGATTGATAATGTGTGTGGTTTGCAAGAAGTTTCTTTGTGTATTACTATGCTCTAAAAAGGTTGTTTTGATGTATTTTCCAAGACTTTTCATCGCAGTGCCGTGCCAAGTGTTGAGATAGAATTGCCCCTCTTTGCGAATGAAATAATAAGGAAAAGTCGTGTTGTTGATAAGGTATTTTGCACTTGCAAGATAGCGCAGATACAAATTACTTCCGCGTTTGACACAAATGAGATTCTTTAGCCTCCAATACTCTCTTTTGATATAATCACTACTTTCAATCACCCAAATATGCGTGAAATCCTTAAACCGCTCGTCAT
This window encodes:
- a CDS encoding glycosyltransferase yields the protein MIHSLKNQSFKQRALYTHYYETLPLNDKTILYESFHGRLMSCNPYAIFKFLLNDERFKDFTHIWVIESSDYIKREYWRLKNLICVKRGSNLYLRYLASAKYLINNTTFPYYFIRKEGQFYLNTWHGTAMKSLGKYIKTTFLEHSNTQRNFLQTTHIINPNAFMQKVLLEDYGISKIYCGKALLSGYARIDLTLQETNKQRLREHFGIKEGEKVLLYAPTYRGFFGQAEFEYATITRLLQELSVMSFKILFKGHYETLKYIEKEDLRICDANDREIDTNELLSIVDILITDYSSIAFDFMPLDRPILYYAYDYAQYKKERGVYFGFEELGLKYCKSIEEVKVLLGDTKFLSAKNRYTHLKERFFPLEDGNSTQRIVDFFFFDRYDSSKLYQVQPQKPKILMFQGHFMPNGIGSAFKNLIAHLRQEYDFFVSVNGGQIAPYPERLAIFDSIRDKVEILPAVGTLNLDIQEKWLLGGEFVGERNNEQESLVQKAWEREWRRVYGECEFDCCINYEGYSLYWAFLYAYAPLKRKYIFLHNTMQGEFYKKFPQLEGIFYLYKRFSKLLSVSEATNAQNREDLSDKYGITKDRFCTLHNFINADEVLRKSAIPLEKEIERKCFKQGYRVFINIARLSIEKDQTSLILAFARISKEIPKLTLLILGEGALREQLERLIVRLGMKNKVFLLGFQANPYNFLKKADFFALSSEHEGQALVLAEAIILKRPILCTDFTCARDFLGEHDEYGLVVPRGEEGIYQGLKRMLQSPLTFKEFDSEGYNQRLLGQYRTILGGGDDI